One window from the genome of Alosa alosa isolate M-15738 ecotype Scorff River chromosome 15, AALO_Geno_1.1, whole genome shotgun sequence encodes:
- the LOC125308550 gene encoding uncharacterized protein LOC125308550 — protein sequence MFNKQAIMFQNMEDCTAQMTNLDELLHPMTIFHVVEFFKENPVTVAVVAKSWIVKTTKGHLCYWPRSGASKKAKKGIIPDKDRWEKHHVKLVPHSTTNDYDKALRWVKRAETQQNVLSGAEAQSQSRPHVVPARFREDNSDSSITDIEEEPQAGPSHHAATTTLLTPLPNCPLYEADKRSASHAPSGTSPTISTFQTRVLAKLEHMDEVQQELKRLVCSAVPAQNTEVEPLPRPSSNQAELNALCDRVRGEEHFRKQLISFLSLDGSNTMGKTVRRMMSRLGTTELWSGYSMRGRNKTCFVDLPVMQVVVKANITCHKNAKIADVEREVAEFLKHAPFKKGGSGKRGTSAGQALADLERHHGSPTSSPSPSQSLMLF from the exons ATGTTCAACAAGCAAGCAATCATGTTTCAAAATATGGAAGACTGTACCGCACAAATGACAAACCTCGATGAACTTCTACATCCT ATGACCATCTTTCACGTTGTGgaattttttaaagaaaatccaGTGACAGTGGCTGTGGTGGCCAAGTCATGGATTGTTAAAACTACTAAg GGACATCTTTGCTATTGGCCTCGCTCAGGGGCATCAAAAAAGGCCAAAAAGGGAATTATCCCTGACAAGGACAGGTGGGAAAAGCACCACGTCAAGCTTGTGCCACACTCCACAACCA ATGATTATGACAAGGCCTTGCGTTGGGTCAAGAGGGCGGAGACCCAACAAAATGTACTGAGTGGAGCGGAGGCTCAGAGCCAGAGCAGGCCCCATGTTGTGCCTGCTCGATTTAGAGAGGACAACTCTGATAGCAGCA TAACAGACATTGAGGAAGAACCCCAGGCTGGTCCGAGTCACCACGCTGCTACCACCACTCTACTGACTCCACTGCCCAACTGTCCTCTCTATGAAGCTG ACAAGCGATCGGCATCACATGCCCCCAGTGGGACATCACCCACCATTTCAA CATTCCAGACAAGAGTACTGGCAAAATTGGAGCACATGGACGAGGTGCAGCAGGAACTCAAAAGGCTGGTGTGTTCAGCTGTCCCTGCCCAAAACACAGAAGTAGAGCCATTGCCCAGACCCAGCAGCAATCAAGCTGAGCTTAATGCCCTCTGCGACCGtgtcagaggagaggagcactTCAGAAAACAGCTG ATATCCTTCCTGTCCCTAGACGGCTCCAATACCATGGGCAAGACAGTGAGGCGTATGATGAGCCGTCTTGGGACCACAGAGCTGTGGTCAGGTTACAGCATGAGGGGAAGAAATAAAACATGCTTTGTCGACCTGCCAGTTATGCAGGTAGTAGTAA AGGCCAACATCACATGCCATAAAAACGCAAAAATTgcagatgtggagagagaggtggccgAATTCCTGAAACACGCCCCTTTCAAAAAGGGTGGCTCAGGCAAG